TGAAAGCTGAAGAAGCTTCTTGATAACAAAGAGAACCTCTCCTGAAATACACCGGAGAGGTCTCTCATATTATCACTTCGTCAATCTATTTTTAATACTGAAGCTGATCCATATTACTGAATATAGCTGCGCCAATAATCATAAAGAAAAGCAAGAGAAGAACGGTAACTACTGCACCAATGATAAAGGCGACTAAACCGGCACGGTTCCAACCGTCCATAACCTTACGAAACTCTTCTTCATCACGGTAGCGATTGTCTGGATTTTGTAGCGCCCAACGTTCTCCATTGAGACCGAAAACAATAGCCCAAACAATACCAAAAATCCAGCCAAGCCAAGGAATAACCACAAGTAAACTGAGCAAACCTAGGTAAGAGCGATTCGCTACACCAAAGAAAACAGGCATCGCCATTGCGCCCCAGTTCCATTTTGGAGTTATTCCTGATTTGACACGGTTGTCTGCCAAAAATGGCCAATCTGCATAATTATACTGAGAAACTTTAGGTTCTTCAGTTGCTTCTTTGTCAGTAATAAAATCATCTTTTAATTCTGCAACAGGTGCTTCAACTTCTTGCTCTGTAATAGTCTCTCCACTTTCCACTGGCTCATCAGCAGGAGAAGGTTTATCTGTCTCTGACACAACAAGAATTTCTTCCTCTGTCACTTCAGGAGCTGTGTCAACGCCCTCTTCTACTATAGCTTCAACTTCGGGGACCTCAGGTGTTTCGAGAATTTTATCTTTATCTTCCGCCATATACTCTCCTTTTAACGCTTCTTTATTTACTTCATTCTAACAATTTTGCCATTAAAAACCAAATCTTACAGCTTGTCTTTGAGATCCCATAAAAAGTTCAAAGCTTCGCGTGCTGTCATATTATCGACATTCGTTTCTTTTAATCTCTCAATCAACTCTTGATGGTTATCTTCAAAAGTGAAAAGGCTCAATTGCTCTTTTTCAACTACGGGTGCTTTACTCATTACAGGCTTATTCTCCAACTTTTGCAGAATAATATCGGCACGTTCAAGTAATTTTGTTGGCAGTCCTGCAATTTTAGCCACATGAATACCATAGGATTTATCTGCTGGACCTTCCGTAATCTTATGCAAGAAAGTCACATCACCACCTTTTTCCAAGGTTGCAACATGCACATTTTCTAACTCCTCAAGACTGTCTGCCAACTCCGTCAGCTCATGGTAATGTGTCGCAAAGAGTGTTTTAGCATGAATATTATCATGAATATACTCAATAATCGACTGCGCCAAAGCCATTCCGTCATAAGTTGCAGTGCCTCGTCCAAGTTCATCAAAAATGATTAAAGAATGCGGCGTAGCATGTTGGATAGCATGGTTGGCTTCCATCATTTCAACCATAAAGGTCGACTCTCCTGAAATTAAGTTATCACTTGCACCAATACGTGTAAAAATCGCATCAAATATCGGAAGTTCAGCAAGCTCAGCTGGTACGAAAGAGCCGATCTGTGCCATAATGACAATCATCGCAAATTGACGCATGTAGGTTGATTTACCAGACATATTTGGCCCAGTGATAAGCTGAATTGCGGTTTGATTTGGCAACTTAATGTCATTGGGTACATATTCTTGAGCGCCAAGAACACTCTCCACCACAGGATGACGCCCTTTTACAATATTTACCTTTCGCTCTGGGGTAAAAATGGGACGAGTATACTGGTATTTTTCCGCAACGGTCGCTAAGCTTTGCAAACAGTCGATACTGGCAATTGCTTTTGCTAATTTTTGCAGGCGCGAGATATATTGTTCAGTCTCTGTACGTACCTGCGCAAAAAGATCATATTCTAAAACACTTGATTTTTCACGCGCTTCAAGCATAATTTCTTCGATTTCAGCCAACTCTTTTGAACCAAAGCGCTCTGAATTTTTCAAGGTTGCCTTACGATAAAAATGGTCAGGAACACTGCCAAGCTGACTTTGCGTAATATGGAAATAATAACCGTCTTTGCGGTTGAAATCAATTCTTAATGTCGAGATTCCTGTGTTGGCTTTTTCTTTCGCTTCCAACTCTGCTATCCATGAAGTACCGTTTGTTAAAGCTTCGCGATATTTGTCCAGTTGCGCATTATAACCTGACTTAATGACGCCCCCTTCAGTAATGACACGTTGCGCTGATTCATCAATTGCCTGACGTATTAAGGCGATAAGTTCTGGAATTTCATCCAGTTGAGAGATGAGGGGGTCCAGAACTGGATTGTTCATGGTCAGTAAAACATTTTTAATGCCTGGGACATTCGACAAGGAATTTTCCAACTGCAAATAATCCACGGGAAGAACTTTACCGAAGGACACTCGGGAAGCTAGGCGTTCAAGGTCATAAACACCTTTGAGAGCCTCAATCAAATCGGCACGTTCAAAGAAATTGTCCACGAAAAGTTGTACAACATCCGCACGTTTATTGATGGCGTCAGCAGAAATCAACGGGCGGTCTACCCAACTTCGGAGTAAACGTGTCCCCATAGCTGTTTTGGTTTGATCAAGCAACCAATAAAGAGTGCCATGCTTTTTTCCTTCTCGTTTATTGGCGGTTAACTCCAGAGAAGATTTCGTTGCAAAGTCCATTTGCAGAAAGTCTTTTATTTCATAGTGTTCCACTTCCTGCAAGTGGCTCAAGTCCCTTAATTGAGTACGCTTAATGTAGGCCAAGAGTTTTGAAGCCACTTGATTTTCTAAGGGAGAAAGTGTGGAAGCAATGTCTTCATAATCATACTGCTTTGAGACCATCACATTCAGTTGCTTTTCAAAGACTTGTCTGTCATCGTCTGATAGCTCATAACCCACAACAATCTCACGTGCCTTTAGGGAGGATATCTCACTGAGGGCTGCTGAAAAGTCGGAGAATTGAGTGGCTTTAAATTCGCCTGTCGATAGATCCATATAAGCCAGGGAAAATGTTTCAGAAGCTTTATCCAAGGCCACTAAAAAGTTATTCTCAGTTGTTAAACCCACATCTACAGCTGTACCTGGTGTAATAACTTGCGTAACCGCGCGTTTGACGATACCAGCAGCCGTTTTAGGGTCTTCCATTTGCTCTGCCACGGCAACCTTATGGCCTAAATTCACAAGCTGCTCGATATATTGATCTGCTGAATGGTGAGGAACGCCTGCCATCGGAATCGGATTTTCTGCATTCTTATTGCGCGAAGTCAGAGATAATTCTAAAATTTGTGCTGCATTCACTGCATCTTCATAAAAAAGCTCGTAAAAATCTCCCATGCGAAAGAGCAAGAAAGCATCCGGATAATCAGCTTTGATATCAAGATATTGCTGCATTCCTGGTGAAATTTTTTCAGACATATAATTCT
This window of the Lactococcus garvieae subsp. garvieae genome carries:
- the mutS gene encoding DNA mismatch repair protein MutS, translated to MSEKISPGMQQYLDIKADYPDAFLLFRMGDFYELFYEDAVNAAQILELSLTSRNKNAENPIPMAGVPHHSADQYIEQLVNLGHKVAVAEQMEDPKTAAGIVKRAVTQVITPGTAVDVGLTTENNFLVALDKASETFSLAYMDLSTGEFKATQFSDFSAALSEISSLKAREIVVGYELSDDDRQVFEKQLNVMVSKQYDYEDIASTLSPLENQVASKLLAYIKRTQLRDLSHLQEVEHYEIKDFLQMDFATKSSLELTANKREGKKHGTLYWLLDQTKTAMGTRLLRSWVDRPLISADAINKRADVVQLFVDNFFERADLIEALKGVYDLERLASRVSFGKVLPVDYLQLENSLSNVPGIKNVLLTMNNPVLDPLISQLDEIPELIALIRQAIDESAQRVITEGGVIKSGYNAQLDKYREALTNGTSWIAELEAKEKANTGISTLRIDFNRKDGYYFHITQSQLGSVPDHFYRKATLKNSERFGSKELAEIEEIMLEAREKSSVLEYDLFAQVRTETEQYISRLQKLAKAIASIDCLQSLATVAEKYQYTRPIFTPERKVNIVKGRHPVVESVLGAQEYVPNDIKLPNQTAIQLITGPNMSGKSTYMRQFAMIVIMAQIGSFVPAELAELPIFDAIFTRIGASDNLISGESTFMVEMMEANHAIQHATPHSLIIFDELGRGTATYDGMALAQSIIEYIHDNIHAKTLFATHYHELTELADSLEELENVHVATLEKGGDVTFLHKITEGPADKSYGIHVAKIAGLPTKLLERADIILQKLENKPVMSKAPVVEKEQLSLFTFEDNHQELIERLKETNVDNMTAREALNFLWDLKDKL